In a single window of the bacterium genome:
- a CDS encoding acyl carrier protein, with protein sequence MATADIVRETLANHAQAAIPADPETSLFETGVIDSFGLLDVVADLESRFGIRVPDSEMVPRRFETIAKICAYVDSRRNG encoded by the coding sequence ATGGCCACCGCCGACATCGTCCGCGAGACGCTCGCCAACCACGCGCAGGCCGCGATTCCCGCCGACCCGGAAACGTCCCTCTTCGAAACGGGCGTCATCGACTCGTTCGGCCTGCTCGACGTCGTCGCCGACCTCGAGAGCCGCTTCGGCATCCGCGTGCCGGACTCGGAGATGGTCCCGCGGCGCTTCGAGACGATCGCCAAGATCTGCGCCTACGTGGACTCCCGCCGGAACGGCTGA